In Porites lutea chromosome 1, jaPorLute2.1, whole genome shotgun sequence, a single genomic region encodes these proteins:
- the LOC140923061 gene encoding LOW QUALITY PROTEIN: thymidine kinase 2, mitochondrial-like (The sequence of the model RefSeq protein was modified relative to this genomic sequence to represent the inferred CDS: substituted 1 base at 1 genomic stop codon): MLGINXVEPMETKCAMTDKSPKKNITVAVEGNIGSGKTTLLNHFRENPMVEVLEEPVAEWQNVGGKNLLELFYTNCQRWSYLFQSYAALSLLKIYKQPHVTPVKMIERSIYSGFYCFGHNLYKSGMMSSVEHSVYHEWFDWITKMQQPQLDLIIYLRTSPETCMQRVKKRSRTEEKSLPMELLYALHERHEEWLIQGKFPVSAPVIVVDGSRNLEEMIQFYRVNDQYLLGMKKWPHYHSV; this comes from the coding sequence ATGCTTGGAATAAATTAGGTTGAACCCATGGAAACGAAGTGCGCGATGACGGACAAATCACCAAAGAAAAACATTACGGTTGCTGTGGAAGGTAACATTGGAAGTGGAAAAACAACTTTACTGAACCATTTTCGAGAAAATCCCATGGTTGAGGTATTGGAAGAACCAGTTGCCGAGTGGCAAAATGTTGGGGGCAAAAACCTTTTGGAGTTATTTTACACAAACTGCCAAAGATGGAGCTATTTGTTTCAGTCTTATGCTGCTCTTAGCCTcctgaaaatttacaaacagCCACATGTGACGCCTGTGAAAATGATCGAAAGAAGTATTTACAGTGGATTCTATTGCTTTGGGCACAACCTTTACAAAAGTGGAATGATGTCTTCCGTAGAACATTCAGTGTACCATGAGTGGTTTGACTGGATTACAAAAATGCAGCAACCTCAACTGGATTTGATAATTTACCTGAGGACATCACCTGAGACATGCATGCAGAGGGTTAAGAAAAGATCTCGAACCGAAGAAAAAAGTCTCCCCATGGAACTTCTTTACGCCTTACACGAAAGACACGAAGAGTGGCTAATTCAAGGAAAATTTCCTGTATCTGCTCCCGTTATAGTCGTGGATGGCAGCAGGAATCTTGAAGAGATGATACAGTTTTACCGGGTCAATGACCAATATCTGCTAGGAATGAAAAAATGGCCTCATTACCACTCTGTATAA